In the Nerophis lumbriciformis linkage group LG18, RoL_Nlum_v2.1, whole genome shotgun sequence genome, AGTTATCATTCGCATATAGCGAACATTAGTTAATATctaacattagcttatagctagcattaattATCAGCTCACATTAGTTAATATctaacattagcttatagctagcattaattATCAGCtcacattagcttatagctagcattcattattagctagcattagcttatagcaaaCATTAGTTTATAGCAAGCATTATCTTATAGCAAGCATTAGTTAATAATTGTCATTCGCTTATAGCTAACATTattaatagctagcattagcttgtagcATGCATCAGTTAATAGCTAGCactagcttatagctagcattaattATTAGCTcccattagcttatagctagcattagttaataactagcattagcttatagttaACATTATTAATACCTAGCATTAGCTTTCAGCAAGCATTAGTTAatagttagcattagcttatagctagcattaattATTAGCtcacattagcttatagctagcattagttaatagctagcattatcttatagcgAACATTAGTTAATAGCAAGCATtatcttatagctagcattagttaATAGTTATCATTCGCTTATAGCGAACATTAGTTAATATCTAAcgttagcttatagctagcattaattATTAGCtcacattagcttatagctagcattaattaatagctagcattagcttatagttaatattattaatacctAGCATTAGCTTGCAGCAAGCATTAGTTAATAGTTagtattagcttatagctagcattaattATTAGCtcacattagcttatagctagcaatagttaatagctagcattatcttatagcgAACATTAGTTAATAGCAAGCATtatcttatagctagcattagttaATAGTTATCATTCGCTTATAGCGAACATTAGTTAATATctaacattagcttatagctagcattaattATCAGCTCACATTAGTTAATATctaacattagcttatagctagcattaattATCAGCTCACATTAACTTATAGCTAACATTAGTTAAtagctagcattatcttatagcaAGCATTCGTtattagctagcattagcttatagcaaaCATTAGTTTATAGCAAGCATTATCTTATAGCAAGCATTAGTTAATAGTTATCATTCGCTTGTAGCTAACATTATTAATAGCGAACATTAGCTTGTAGCATGCATCAGTTAATAGCTAGCACTAGCTTGTAGCTAGCATTAATTATTAGCtcacattagcttatagctagcattagttaATAGCCAGCATTAGTTTATAGTTAGCAATAATTATAGCTCACAttcgcttatagctagcattagttaAAAGCTAGCATTATTTTATAGCAAGCATAAGTTAATAGATATCAttcgcttatagctagcattattaatagctagcattagcttctaGCAAGCATTAgttaatagctagcattagcttatagcaagCATTAGTTAttagttagcattagcttatagctaccaTTAATTATTAGCtcacattagcttatagctagcattcacTTATAACTAGAATTAGCTTGTAGCAAGCATTAgttaatagctagcattagcttatagctagcattaattATTAGCTCACATTAGCTTGTAGCTAGCATTAATTAAtaactagcattagcttatagctagcattatcttatagctagcattatcttatagctagcattagttattagctagcattagcttatagcgaaCATTAGTTAATAGCTAGCATTATTTAAtagctagcattatcttatagctagcattatcttatagctagcattagttaatagctagcattagcttatagcaagCATTAGTtattagctagcattagcttgtagcGAACATTAGTTAATAGCTAGCATTATCTTGTAGCAAGCATTAGTTAATAGCTATCATTCACTTATAGTTAAAATTATTAATACCTAGCATTAGCTTGTAGCAAGCATTAGTTAatagttagcattagcttatagctagcattaattATGAGCtcacattagcttatagctagcattagttaatagctagcattagcttatagttaGCAATAATTATAGCtcacattagcttatagctagcattagttaatagctagcattatcttatagcaAGCATAAGTTAATAGGTATCATTCACTTATAGCTAGAATTAGCTTGTAGCAAGCATTAGtcaatagctagcattagcttatagctagcattaattATTAGCTCACATTGGCTTGTAGCTAGCATTAattaatagctagcattagcttatagctagcattaattATTAGCTCACATTAGCTTGTAGCTAGCATGAattaatagctagcattagcttatagctagcattatcttatagctagcattatcttatagctagcattagttattagctagcattagcttatagcgaaCATTAGTTAATAGCTAGCATTATTTAAtagctagcattatcttatagctagcatttgttattagctagcattagcttatagcgaaCATTAGTTAATAGCTAGCATTATTTAAtagctagcattatcttatagctagcattatcttatagctagcattagttattagctagcattagcttatagcgaaCATTAGTTAATAGCTAGCATTATTTAAtagctagcattatcttatagctagcattatcttatagctagcattacttattagctagcattagcttatagcgaaCATTAGTTAATAGCTAGGATTATTTAAtagctagcattatcttatagctagcatttgttattagctagcattagcttatagcgaaCATTAGTTAATAGCTAGCATTATTTAAtagctagcattatcttatagctagcattagttattagctagcattagcttatagcgaaCATTAGTTAATAGCTAGCATTATTTAAtagctagcattatcttatagctagcattacttattagctagcattagcttatagcgaaCATTAGTTAATAGCTAGGATTATTTAAtagctagcattatcttatagctagcatttgttattagctagcattagcttatagcgaaCATTAGTTAATAGCTAGCATTATTTAAtagctagcattatcttatagctagcattatcttatagctagcattagttattagctagcattagcttatagcgaaCATTGGTTAATAGCTAGCATTATTTAATAGCTAGCATTATgttatagctagcattatcttatagctagcattagttattagctagcattagcttatagcgaaCATTAGTTAATAGCTAGCATTATTTAAtagctagcattatcttatagctagcattatcttatagctagcattagttattagctagcattagcttatagcgaaCATTGGTTAATAGCTAGCATTATTTAAtagctagcattatcttatagctagcattatcttatagctagcattagttattagctagcattagcttatagcgaaCATTAGTTAATAGCTAGCATTATTTAATAGCTAGCATTAttttatagctagcattatcttatagctagcattagttaatagctagcattaacttatagctagcattatttAATAGCTAGCTTTTTAAGTTGTTTAGTAgtctcatatattttggtatttcactaatgctaactgtaaccatGCTATTGTTAGTGTGTTTGCAtcgtgctgttagcatgctagctttttttttttttttttttagctcatttgccCGCActtttagcatttcagttcggcttcaACCCGTCAGCATTCGCACAAAACGTCTACCGAAACAGCAATTTCTAGATGTTTgaactggttttgaaggtgaaaactaagTTTGACTCGTCAGTCTGTGGCCCTTGGTTGGGGCCCCCCTGAGATAGACTTCATTGATGACATCATCGCGTCCATCAAGAAGAGCATGGTAACCACGGCGATGACCATCTCCTGACGTGACCATGACCATGTGGCCCCCCTAGTGGTTGTGGCCCCACAGCGTTGGTGCCAGGGGCCGACCCTGACGCCATGACAGCGGAGGCGGGTTCTCACCAGCCGACGGCGCAGTAGACCACGCCCACAAGCAGCAGGGCGAAGGCGAGGTGCCAGGAGTAGCACATGGTGACGAACATCACATTGCCGTGGTCCTCGGGGTCCCAGGCGGGGCCCCCGGGCGGGTAGAGCACGAAGCCGATCTGAGGGCGAGGAAAAAGGCGGAGTCAGGCGTCGCTACGGCGACGGACGTCACGCACCTGCGAGGACGGAGGCGCACCTGCCAGAACCAGCTGCCCTGCAGCAGCGTGAGGGCGCAGCGCAGCAGCTCCAGCAGGACGTTGCCTCGCTGGAAGAGCTCCAGGAAGCAGACGCAGGCTCCGCCCATCACGGCGTAGAGCAGCAGCGTGTGCAGGTGCACGTCCAGCAGCCTCCTGCCGTGCAGGTGGTAGAGGAAGAGGAACCCTGCCAGGAACACGTGCAACATCAGGACACCTGCACGCCTCCCTGTAAGTCCCGCCTACTTCTGCACTCAGGTGGGTTTCATCAGGGCTTGGAGCAGccaataatatacagtacagtatacatttcattatttactttttttatttaactgTAAAATATTGTGGTTTTACTGTCAAATATACAGTTTTACTGTCAAATAtacaattttactgtcaaatatacaattttactgtaaaatatacagttttgctataaaatatagtgttttactgtaaaataaaccgTTTTAAATTGTATAATATagtgtttttaaagtaaaatagtgttttactgtaaaatatagtttttactgtaaaatatacagtatttttactataaaatatagtgttttactgtaaaataaacagtgttttactgtaaaatatagtgttttcctgtaaaatatagtgttttactgtaaaatatagtgtttaacagtaaaataaacagtgtttttactgtaaaatatagtgtttgtactgtaaaatatactgtttgactgtaaaatatagtgttttactgtaaaatgttgtatttttactgtaaaatatacagtgtttgactgtaaaatataatgttttactgtaaaataaacaatgtttttacggtaaaatatacattgctttactgtaaaatatacattgcttttaaaatatacagtttttactgtaaaatatagtgttttactgtaaaatattgttttactgtaaaatattgttttactgtaaactaaacagtgttttactgtaaattatacagtacttttactgtaaaatatagtgttttactgtaaattatacagtgttttaatgtaaaatccatccatccatccataaacagttttttttttactgtaaaatatacagtgttttaatgtaaaataaaccagttttttttactgtaaaatatagtactTTTATTGTAAACCatagtgttttactgtaaaatatacagtttttactgtaaattatagtgtttctactgtaaaatatacagtgttttacAGTACAATAGTGtttgactgtaaaatatacagtgttttacAGTACAATAGTGTTTGACTATAAAATATAGTGTATGACTATAAGATAAATGGCTTTAAATTGTATAataatgtttttactgtaaaatatagtgtttttactgtaaaacatagtgtttgactgtaaaatatagtgtttgacTGTAAAATAAACAGTTTTAAATTGTATAATatagtgtttttactgtaaaatagtgttttactgtaaaatatacagttttaaattgtataacatagtgtttttactgtaaaatttagtgttttactgtaaaatatacagttttttgctgtaaattagagtttttttactgtaaaataaacactgtttactgtaaaatatacattgcttttactgtaaaatatacagtctttactgtaaaatatagtgttttactgtaaaatattgttttactgtaaactaaacagtgttttactgtataatatacagtacttttactgtaaaatataatgttttactgtaaaatatacagtgttttactgtaaaataaacagttttatactgtaaaatatgcatttttttcactGTATAATATAGtgttttaactgtaaaatattgtgttttactgtaaaatattgtatttttactgtaaaatatacagtgtttgactgtaaaatatagtgttttactgtaaaataaacagagtggaccgacaccagctggactgctgctgagtggtccaaagtcatgttttctgacgaaagcaaattttgcatttcctttggaaatcgaggtcccagagtctggaggaagacaggagaggcacaggatccacgttgcctgaagtctagtgaaaagtttccaccatcagtgatggtttggggtgccatgtcatctgctggtgtcggtccactctgtttcctgagatccagggtcaacgcagccgtctaccagcaagttttagagcacttcatgcttcctgctgctgacctgctctatggagatggagatttcaagttccaacaggacttggcgcctgcacacagcgcaaaatctacccgtgcctggtttacggaccatggtatttctgttctaaattggcccgccaactcccctgaccttagccccatagaaaatctgtggggtattgtgaaaaggaagatgcagaatgccagacccaaaaacgcagaagagttgaaggccactatcagagcaacctgggctctcataacacctgagcagtgccagaaactcatcgactccatgccacgccgcattaacgcagtaattgaggcaaaaggagctccaaccaagtattgagtattgtacatgctcatacttttcattttcatacttttcagttggccaacatttctaaaaatcccttttttgtattagccttaagtaatattctaattttgtgacacacggaattttggattttcatttgttgccacttcaaatcatcaaaattaaatgaaataaacatttgaatgcatcagtctgtgtgcaatgaataaatataatgtacaagttacaccttttgaatgcaattactgaaataaatcaagtttttcaaaatattctaatttactggcttttacctgtatacattgaattatttacaatccggggtgtgggatatggaggacgggggggggggggggggggggggttggtttttgttggtatcaacacttctgtcatcaacaatcagcatcaacaattgcatcatcagagaaatggacattgaaacagtgtaggactgacttggtaggatatgtacagcaagtagtggacacagagagagagatcagaaagaacaaatgtctacatttgattatttacaatccgaagaggtattatgtggaagggagggtgttagtttagggttgaagttgcctggagatgttcttttagtgcggttttgaaggaggatagagatgccctttattttacacctgttgggagtggattccatattgaagtgcagtgttgggactaacgcgttacaaagtaacgcgttactgtaacgccgttagtttcggcggaaactagtaatctaacgcgttatttttttatattcagtaactccgttaccgttactacatgatgcgttactgcgttattttacgttactttttatgtagtataaagtgtgttttatcggagggctgctgtgtcgttctgattcttcttgtgtcacaagccggagaagagagagagacatgcgctctgtgtgggtgtgagtgtggggagcgagggggggggggcgtgtctgatcatggcggagccagaagtcgagtttgctaacatggagatattttcactacttttcttttgtcgagcacaaagaaaataacattttagttaaatgtaaattgtgctttggatcaaagatgccatctactgcccaaaacagcaattcaaatctgctgaaacaagctacatagcaacatgcttcgacgaagctagtaaagagagacagagactctgatgccacttcacctccaccaccaccaccattcaccgctgaaggtacacactctgtcaatcaatgttccctctaattgttcatgtgtgagcaaatgcaaaaagtccctgagcattgagtggagtccatgtgagcaactttagacgtgcacactgtggctacaccagcagcacacctgtcccaaacctcactaaataacaacttacatctccatccatccatccattttctaccgcttgtccctttcggggtcgctggagcctatctcagctgcattcgggcggaaggcagggtacaccctggacaagtccccacctcatcacagggccaacacagatagacagacaacattctcttattattagaatcaaatgacagcagtcatttccatttctaatataagtgtttaggcccacttataatgacaataacaaaaaatattgtttttcatgaactgtgtacttgtattgtttgtctgggtggaggtcctgctttggaaataatttgtacccctttcagacattgcatttagttcccattaaaacattcacatgttgcacaatgagatgtaagcaggggataatgtgtacattcctgcaacttcctgtttgtaaaaaatatatttttattagtatttatttaatatactaacagcatttaatgattaatatttataaattaagattcctaataaatgacactagaataagcacacatttgattggtaaatcatagtgtaacgacctggaatgacactttatgtgtggtgttggagttgtccgactttttgtgtggctgtaaacgcatcactggctaagtgccatatgtgcaagtgttggcgcacgtgagagagcgagcggctgctgttgatataacaaagttgcttttggtctggtttgtactgcagaaaatgacccgttttgctagatatcattttttttactaatgttttggtgatgtgtttatggccgacagtaaagagttttgctcagtaaagtgatggatggaattcatgtcctcaaagcgtctcgacagacgttacaatatttgaacaatgatgacgaaaacggttttctctgtcgtgtccgtgtcgtgtcgaaaattgttatgcgcttatttttttatttgattttgtgcatggcatagatttgccgtgcgcagaggacgcttgagcagtgcgcaattgcacatgcgcgctcctgagagggaacgttgctgtcaattctcttatatactctttcattctagacttctagagtgtttgattatcacatcactctaaatgtatagactataaagttcacaaacataaagagggatcctagtgggccagaccaatctttccttatctctaaactaaaactggggaaatgtgtagtgttctgggtttcagacatgattttgtataagaattacttgaggaagaaaatgcctggttagactttgtgtatgtagtgtgtgcctttcttggtttacatctatgctgttattatgctgtttgttacttatgtatgttatgttgcagctatttaaaatagttttgtcaatttgttctggcctgaaataaattggccctttgaaacatatctttgtctttgtgtgttgtatgtagaccacattgcttagcagagttcagtgatgcaaatgtatgtcaagttgatcaacagattgtattattctccagtgcaataacagtactgaaatgaaggctaaaagggagctttaaaaacaaaaagtagaagaagtaactaaatagttacttttcacggtaacgcattactttttagtgtaagtaactgagttagtaactgagttacttttgaaataaagtaactagtaactgtaactagttactggttttcagtaactaacccaacactgtttatagcaaaactataatagttaataacatacatttttttttattgtttttaacataaaaactataatagttaatgaaataaaaaatataattgttaatagcataaaactataatagttaataatataataactacattagttgataacataaaaactgtaatagtttacaacataacaaatataatAGTTCAATGAATAGGTTAATAGTTAATAGGGGTCTGGATGACATCACTGtttagaaaatgtattttaggatAACTTAAAAACTGTATCGCACAAGTAATAGTGTTATAATAATATTTGCAATACAGTGTACATACAATGTGCACTGTATGTACACTGTATgtacactgtatgtacagtatttgttGAGTGAAATGACTtgtgagacagcgccctctgTTGGATTGAAAGCTGCACTACTCTTTCCCCCCTTGCAGATAGTGCCACCAAACGGCGTATTGAATAAAAAGGTTGAAATGTGAGAACGTATTAGCGAAAAGTTCAAAGGTTGTTCAAGAAGACGATCAGCATGGAAGAATATTTGCTGAAGTTTGCGTCAAAACTACTTGTCTCACCTTCGTTGAAGAAGGCCAGCGCCATCATCAGCCTGTCCAGTGCCAGCGGCATGGCGTCCGTGGTGTGCACAATCAGGGACACGCCTCCTGCCAGGCCGAAGAAGAGATACATGGTGGCGTGCTGCCAGTTCATCA is a window encoding:
- the tmem45a gene encoding transmembrane protein 45A, whose amino-acid sequence is MGSFKGHALPGTFFLLGGLWWTAKFSLWHATRRNRNIGSTRLTSRASQRRLEVVECSLILFFSFVGILAEQFLADGPRLHLYDSSEKQWKDVMNWQHATMYLFFGLAGGVSLIVHTTDAMPLALDRLMMALAFFNEGFLFLYHLHGRRLLDVHLHTLLLYAVMGGACVCFLELFQRGNVLLELLRCALTLLQGSWFWQIGFVLYPPGGPAWDPEDHGNVMFVTMCYSWHLAFALLLVGVVYCAVGCAVRSRLKKTPPVEMGLLKPRDKEAESEDEVL